A genomic stretch from Streptomyces sp. SAI-127 includes:
- a CDS encoding DUF2264 domain-containing protein, protein MDEDARTELASEVRDLVDPLVSRFSAGRARVRLGVNTAIHDDTAAELEAFARPLWGLAPLAAGGQTVPHAELWVRGLAHGSDPAHPEYWGEPVDHDQRIVEMAAIGFALALAPEKWWDPLSGPERDRLARWLLSALPRQTTDNNWLFFPVLISLALDRVGVPYDRSLITTRLDRLETFWLGDGWYADGPTERRDYYVPWAMHFYGLLYDTLTGGDRFKERAARFAGDFRHWFAADGAAVPYGRSLTYRWAQAAFWGALPFAGVDVLPWGEVKGYLLRHLRWWRGRPVTGPDGLLSVGYGYPQPALAEQYNAPGSPYWSLKAYLPLALPEQHAFWTAKEEPAPVLPAVSAQPHAGAVLMRTHGDVTLLAGRQHHPWVRHGAEKYAKFAYSTRFGFSLPNGTLGLEQGAYDSMLALSDDGGAHYRVREEPAAHYVTADTVLSTWHPWPDVEITTWLTAAAPWHVRTHRIRTARALHTAEGGFAVDRDAGTDRESGPGHARVSAPAGLTGLRDLDGRRQGEVVDCLPGTNVLARRTALPVLAGRLPPGEHWLRCAVLGAPDGSEAETAWREPPPLTHPTPLTRPTTTAHPPTTAHPTTGDGT, encoded by the coding sequence ATGGACGAGGACGCACGTACCGAACTGGCCTCCGAAGTACGGGACTTGGTGGATCCCCTGGTGTCCCGCTTCAGCGCGGGCCGGGCGCGCGTACGGCTCGGCGTGAACACCGCGATCCACGACGACACGGCCGCCGAACTGGAGGCTTTCGCCCGGCCACTGTGGGGACTGGCGCCCCTCGCGGCGGGCGGACAGACGGTGCCGCACGCCGAGTTGTGGGTCCGAGGGCTCGCCCACGGCAGCGATCCCGCGCACCCCGAGTACTGGGGCGAGCCCGTCGACCACGACCAGCGCATCGTCGAGATGGCCGCCATCGGCTTCGCGCTCGCCCTCGCCCCCGAGAAGTGGTGGGACCCGCTGAGCGGCCCCGAACGCGACCGGCTCGCCCGCTGGCTGCTCAGCGCGCTGCCCCGGCAGACCACCGACAACAACTGGCTCTTCTTCCCGGTGCTCATCAGCCTCGCCCTCGACCGGGTGGGGGTGCCCTACGACCGTTCGCTGATCACCACCCGCCTCGACCGCCTGGAGACCTTCTGGCTCGGTGACGGCTGGTATGCGGACGGCCCCACCGAACGGCGCGACTACTACGTCCCGTGGGCCATGCACTTCTACGGCCTGCTGTACGACACCCTGACCGGCGGCGACCGCTTCAAGGAACGGGCCGCCCGGTTCGCCGGCGACTTCCGGCACTGGTTCGCCGCCGACGGCGCCGCCGTCCCCTACGGCCGCAGTCTGACCTACCGCTGGGCGCAGGCCGCCTTCTGGGGCGCGTTGCCCTTCGCGGGCGTCGACGTACTGCCGTGGGGCGAGGTGAAGGGCTATCTGCTGCGGCATCTGCGCTGGTGGCGCGGACGGCCGGTGACCGGGCCCGACGGGCTGCTGTCCGTCGGGTACGGCTATCCGCAGCCCGCGCTGGCCGAGCAGTACAACGCGCCGGGCTCGCCCTACTGGTCGCTCAAGGCGTATCTGCCGCTCGCGCTGCCGGAACAGCACGCGTTCTGGACCGCCAAGGAGGAGCCGGCTCCCGTCCTGCCCGCCGTCAGCGCCCAGCCGCACGCCGGGGCGGTGCTGATGCGCACGCACGGCGACGTCACCCTCCTCGCCGGGCGCCAGCACCACCCGTGGGTGCGCCATGGCGCCGAGAAGTACGCCAAGTTCGCGTACTCCACCCGCTTCGGCTTCAGCCTGCCGAACGGCACGCTCGGACTCGAACAGGGCGCCTACGACTCGATGCTGGCGCTGAGCGACGACGGCGGGGCGCACTACCGGGTGCGCGAGGAGCCGGCCGCGCACTACGTCACCGCCGACACGGTCCTCAGCACCTGGCACCCGTGGCCCGACGTGGAGATCACCACCTGGCTGACGGCAGCCGCACCCTGGCACGTGCGCACCCACCGCATCCGCACCGCTCGCGCCCTGCACACCGCCGAGGGCGGCTTCGCCGTCGACCGGGACGCGGGCACGGACCGCGAGAGCGGACCGGGACACGCACGGGTGTCGGCCCCCGCGGGACTCACCGGACTGCGCGACCTCGACGGCCGACGCCAGGGCGAGGTCGTCGACTGCCTGCCCGGCACGAACGTCCTCGCACGACGCACCGCCCTGCCCGTACTCGCAGGCCGACTCCCGCCCGGCGAGCACTGGTTGAGGTGTGCCGTGCTCGGAGCCCCGGACGGAAGCGAAGCCGAGACGGCGTGGCGAGAACCTCCGCCTCTCACACATCCGACGCCCCTCACACGGCCGACGACCACCGCACATCCCCCGACCACCGCACATCCGACGACTGGAGACGGGACTTGA
- a CDS encoding carbohydrate ABC transporter permease, with translation MTALSRGARALFLLGAAVFFGLPLLWLLLAPTRTADDLTTGSPLGFGSLGNVGDAWSHLTSYNDGQITLWIGNSIIYAAASVAISLLLCVPAGYALAKHDFAGRRALLTLSIVTMILPPAALVLPLYLEMSALNLTGTVWSVILPLSFYPFGVYLAFLHFQANLPDSLLDAGRVDGASELRLFWSVAVPLARPAIALIAFFGFVRCWTDFFLPFVMLSDDRTFTLQLGLMSLLQSTGAVNNSSGFADLDIHQPEAALAGLVACAPLLIGFVLAQRFLRTGLLAGAEKG, from the coding sequence ATGACCGCTCTGTCGCGCGGCGCCCGCGCCCTGTTCCTGCTCGGCGCGGCCGTCTTCTTCGGACTGCCCCTGCTCTGGCTGCTTCTCGCACCCACCCGCACGGCCGACGACCTGACCACCGGCTCACCCCTCGGCTTCGGCTCGCTGGGCAACGTGGGCGACGCCTGGTCACACCTGACGTCGTACAACGACGGCCAGATCACCCTGTGGATCGGCAACTCGATCATCTACGCGGCGGCCAGCGTGGCCATCTCGCTGCTGCTGTGCGTCCCCGCGGGCTATGCGCTCGCCAAACACGACTTCGCCGGCCGCCGGGCCCTGCTCACCCTGTCGATCGTGACGATGATCCTTCCCCCGGCCGCGCTGGTGCTCCCGCTGTACCTGGAGATGTCGGCACTCAACCTCACCGGCACGGTCTGGTCGGTGATCCTTCCGCTGTCCTTCTACCCCTTCGGCGTCTACCTCGCCTTCCTGCACTTCCAGGCGAACCTGCCCGACAGCCTGCTGGACGCCGGACGCGTCGACGGGGCGAGCGAATTGCGGCTGTTCTGGTCGGTGGCGGTGCCGCTGGCCCGCCCCGCCATCGCGCTGATCGCCTTCTTCGGCTTCGTCCGCTGCTGGACCGACTTCTTCCTGCCCTTCGTGATGCTCTCCGACGACCGCACCTTCACCCTCCAACTCGGCCTGATGTCCCTGCTCCAGTCCACCGGCGCGGTCAACAACTCCAGCGGCTTCGCCGACCTCGACATCCACCAGCCGGAGGCGGCCCTGGCCGGACTCGTGGCCTGCGCGCCGCTGCTGATCGGATTCGTCCTCGCCCAGCGCTTCCTGCGCACCGGGCTGCTGGCCGGGGCGGAGAAGGGCTGA
- a CDS encoding sugar ABC transporter permease has translation MKTLTTPRPSAVAAPVPVTPRRRRRPARSAAVWILVGPYTVFLVVFGLAPAGYALWTSFVDKGSFTGGRDWTTVFEDYRLADAAANVATYLLLWLPILLLTVLSLAFTLHARPGRTTSALQLIYYLPGAVTGSAAALLWLFMVSPDSSPFSPLLKLMDIQSATEALSGGSVIAVLTVMGVAVHAGGWIVVLYGALNALPKDVLEAAQVDGASAWRTMWHVKLPMVRTYVAFVLISSFASGSQVFVEPTVLSTGAPGQISPTWSVNQLAYTYATQDGDFGKAAALSLAMLAVGVLAAWIVITRTRMYATDSSDSR, from the coding sequence ATGAAAACGCTCACGACACCCCGTCCGTCCGCGGTCGCGGCGCCGGTACCGGTGACACCCCGCCGCCGGCGCCGCCCCGCCCGCAGTGCCGCCGTCTGGATCCTCGTCGGCCCGTACACCGTGTTCCTCGTGGTCTTCGGGCTCGCGCCCGCCGGGTACGCCCTGTGGACCTCGTTCGTCGACAAGGGCTCCTTCACCGGCGGGCGCGACTGGACGACCGTGTTCGAGGACTACCGGCTCGCCGACGCGGCCGCCAACGTGGCGACCTATCTGCTGCTGTGGCTGCCGATCCTGCTGCTGACCGTCCTGTCCCTCGCCTTCACCCTGCACGCCCGCCCAGGCCGCACGACGAGCGCGCTCCAACTCATCTACTACCTGCCCGGCGCGGTCACCGGCTCGGCCGCGGCCTTGCTGTGGCTGTTCATGGTCAGCCCGGACAGCAGCCCGTTCTCACCCCTGCTCAAGCTGATGGACATCCAGAGCGCCACGGAGGCGCTGTCCGGCGGCAGCGTCATCGCCGTCCTCACCGTGATGGGCGTCGCGGTGCACGCGGGCGGCTGGATCGTGGTCCTGTACGGGGCGCTCAACGCGCTCCCGAAGGATGTCCTGGAGGCCGCGCAGGTCGATGGCGCCTCGGCCTGGCGGACCATGTGGCACGTCAAGCTGCCGATGGTCCGCACGTACGTCGCCTTCGTGCTGATCTCCAGTTTCGCCTCCGGCAGTCAGGTGTTCGTCGAGCCGACCGTGCTGTCCACCGGCGCCCCCGGCCAGATCAGCCCCACCTGGTCCGTCAACCAGCTCGCCTACACCTACGCCACCCAGGACGGCGACTTCGGCAAGGCCGCCGCGCTGTCGCTGGCCATGCTCGCGGTCGGAGTCCTGGCCGCCTGGATCGTGATCACCCGCACCCGCATGTACGCCACCGACTCCTCCGACTCCCGGTGA